The proteins below are encoded in one region of Lepisosteus oculatus isolate fLepOcu1 chromosome 10, fLepOcu1.hap2, whole genome shotgun sequence:
- the slc52a2 gene encoding solute carrier family 52, riboflavin transporter, member 2 isoform X1 codes for MMDCEQASSFTTDASRNVFDIADDLRDETFFKLVENFIGSQSGKRPDISRIPCNNRFLVQVGLIREENQASWSNVVKWLERLFPRYKSIDFQNLIESAIATVLRLSGKQKRAFLEENVDFEFVGPICDRLGIRRTDLLELSDFSDRVKFVRLTNGLVLELQNFIAQQKIDPSVLVCWLRNFCPQFCGDGNVVKASRFLENKLEKLKIEGQIQQKRRYRGNKFFKMEFELFPNLHGAEEQIMRSSYKKLLPKIQIKKETEGLRNQDSIQGLQEADGEYFLQNRGETERVFPKKEENPTWTLHAITENTAVLSQCLTYEQTNQEGFQDQSSTGKYCHLMERKPLTMDLEGSLNAVEVEVLTLLDVSVLAFQKLLEVYGTKTEQCNQAFGELLKEHFALMSEEDSVMKAFGERINLCRQEYFAVPSLLHFLRCNTYFLHDLSDATEKQIMCFEREITSVAGGKLGRDKNPKFANFVNFTESSSSRYIHMACDVLSHHSEAKHGCREQWLDFCQISGKTSKLTNGRSNRFINYFEGAAGLIHHHSDITTFFSEHLSRALQKPNVIQESVKDDACDHIIHTLVCVLALVYCKIIGPYWQLLKSTAEYFYFHRYVQCLHQKLDQWSVDASPMLVPEYSNTNLFQQFPLQEKCFHGVFSCCTVKNKYLPLIKKSLETIMKTFVTVIERNFKDFLPGGEYSQDPTLGVCAKLRPCQLRQLMGEYPFGHGCTNQMLQSSDVQRSFYTSQRSSEESSQVTHFQMPEKDIESKKKKMKRLQHISNKNSILAAVVKSGGPCRTKQDVDCLLSKLVGANHAQKREAIRLQISYQKVILGSKDRNLNHIGFSLKDMVEKLKMVLADEPQGTSASIERKLVTVEASGSQSKQCVVSDSLAIESSAASPGDSRASDIHHSLVQSYEDYREKMGCFVYLE; via the exons atgatgGATTGTGAACAAGCCTCCAGTTTCACAACAGATGCATCCCGGAATGTGTTCGACATCGCTGACGATTTGA GAGATGAAACCTTTTTTAAACTTGTGGAGAATTTTATTGGATCGCAGTCTGGAAAGAGGCCAGATATTAGTAGGATTCCATGTAACAACAGATTTTTAGTTCAAGTAGGACTTATAAGGGAGGAAAACCAAGCATCATGGAGCAACGTGGTGAAGTGGCTTGAAAGATTATTCCCAAGATATAAATCGATAGACTTTCAGAATCTCATCGAGAGTGCCATCGCAACAGTGTTGcgattgagtgggaaacagaAAAGAGCCTTCCTTGAAGAGAATGTCGATTTTGAATTTGTTGGCCCAATATGTGACAGACTTGGAATTCGAAGAACAGATTTGCTGGAACTGTCTGACTTCTCTGATCGAGTCAAATTTGTTAGACTCACAAATGGTCTCGTGTTGGAGCTTCAGAATTTTATCGCTCAGCAAAAGATTGACCCATCAGTTCTGGTGTGTTGGTTAAGGAATTTCTGCCCACAGTTCTGCGGTGATGGGAATGTAGTGAAAGCTAGCAGATTCCTTGAAAATAAACTGGAAAAACTTAAGATTGAAGGCCAAATTCAGCAAAAACGTAGATATAGgggaaataagttttttaaaatgGAGTTTGAACTGTTCCCAAATCTACACGGAGCAGAAGAACAAATCATGAGGTCAAGTTACAAGAAACTGCTGCCTAAAATACAGatcaaaaaagaaactgaaggcTTGAGAAATCAGGACAGCATTCAAGGCCTGCAAGAGGCAGACGGGGAATATTTCTTACAAAATAGAGGAGAAACAGAAAGGGTATTCCCAAAGAAGGAAGAGAATCCTACATGGACACTTCATGCAATAACTGAGAATACTGCTGTCCTCAGTCAGTGCTTAACATACGAGCAAACTAACCAGGAAGGATTCCAGGATCAGTCTTCCACTGGTAAATACTGCCATTTAATGGAAAGGAAACCACTGACCATGGACTTGGAAGGGAGTCTTAATGCTGTAGAGGTGGAGGTTTTGACTCTGCTGGATGTTTCAGTGCTTGCTTTTCAGAAGTTGTTGGAAGTTTATGGAACCAAAACAGAGCAGTGCAATCAAGCTTTTGGAGAGCTATTGAAAGAGCATTTTGCTCTGATGTCGGAGGAAGACAGCGTTATGAAAGCGTTCGGTGAGAGAATTAATCTGTGTCGGCAAGAATATTTTGCAGTTCCTTCACTCTTGCATTTTTTAAGGTGCAATACTTATTTTCTGCATGATCTAAGTGACGCAACCGAAAAGCAGATAATGTGTTTTGAGAGAGAAATCACCAGTGTTGCTGGGGGGAAGCTGGGTCGTgataaaaatccaaagtttgcaaacttTGTGAACTTTACAGAGAGTTCATCTTCACGCTATATCCACATGGCTTGTGATGTTTTGAGTCATCACAGTGAAGCAAAGCATGGATGCAGAGAACAGTGGCTAGATTTCTGTCAAATTAGTGGTAAGACATCAAAGCTGACAAATGGCCGATCAAATCGGTTTATTAATTACTTTGAAGGTGCTGCTGGACTGATTCATCATCACAGTGATATTACCACTTTCTTTTCTGAACATTTATCAAGAGCTTTACAGAAACCGAATGTGATTCAAGAAAGTGTCAAAGATGATGCTTGTGACCACATCATTCATACTCTTGTTTGTGTCCTTGCACTTGTCTATTGCAAAATCATAGGTCCGTACTGGCAACTTCTGAAGAGTACTGCtgagtatttttatttccacAGATATGTTCAGTGTCTTCATCAAAAGCTGGACCAGTGGTCAGTGGATGCTTCACCTATGCTTGTGCCAGAATACTCCAACACTAACCTGTTCCAGCAGTTTCCTTTACaagaaaagtgttttcatgGAGTGTTTTCATGCTgtactgttaaaaataaataccttccTCTCATCAAGAAGAGCCTGGAGACAATTATGAAGACATTTGTTACTGTGATTGAGAGAAATTTCAAGGACTTTCTGCCCGGAGGAGAATACAGCCAAGATCCTACTCTTGGTGTTTGTGCAAAACTGAGACCTTGTCAGCTGAGGCAGCTGATGGGTGAATACCCCTTTGGGCATGGCTGTACAAATCAAATGCTCCAAAGTTCTGATGTTCAGAGGAGTTTTTATACATCACAAAGATCAAGTGAGGAGAGCAGCCAGGTGACACATTTCCAAATGCCTGAAAAAGACATAGAgtcaaagaagaagaagatgaaaCGTCTGCAGCATATCTCCAACAAGAACTCAATTTTAGCAGCAGTGGTAAAAAGTGGAGGACCTTGCAGGACCAAGCAAGATGTTGACTGTCTTTTGTCCAAACTAGTGGGCGCAAACCACGCACAGAAGCGCGAGGCAATCCGGTTACAGATCAGTTATCAGAAAGTGATTCTTGGTTCCAAAGATAGAAACTTGAATCACATTGGCTTCTCCCTGAAAGACATGGTCGAAAAATTGAAAATGGTGTTAGCCGATGAGCCCCAGGGGACGTCCGCATCAATCGAGAGAAAACTTGTCACCGTGGAAGCAAGTGGAAGTCAAAGCAAACAGTGTGTGGTTAGCGATTCTTTGGCCATTGAGAGTTCAGCAGCAAGCCCTGGAGATAGCAGAGCCTCAGACATTCACCACTCTTTGGTACAATCGTATGAGGATTACAGAGAAAAAATGGGCTGCTTTGTGTACTTGGAGTGA
- the fbxl6 gene encoding F-box/LRR-repeat protein 6, with product MESAREEMNDSCQLLANTEEMQEPRPRDAVPSSDALRDPAAPAENDASKASSPGPGTSRKAIPDFGEATRKSMKRKSNAKPDAKRKKKHLRRTPRVGYTVQEGDDMLLIISNVNQYDSKWVPAKRAAKKKKKVTKRGKSKVSGGQRKAQKSTSKTGCKPPLQEEVSKPAACGSGGASEHYDRWGQTMPVEILVKIFRLVVNQNGAIPFLCRVSQVCQLWNSAAATPFLWQSATISHCWIEPGKTQLPKTELRIKNTVRWLAENRFSQLRELSICHWKHHVNYVVEVISQFCSLLTSLKLTYCAGMSGEAFQNLGAGCPLLESLNVQYSEVQMEGFVNFLETYGSRIKTLQVTYGLKSDKTLSAISKGCCPELKLLEINTKLDSGFCQLPVCIQALQNGCPKLQVFRMLNVTLLPKMARRGASCTSGFPQLEELCLATSSVSFVKDEDLRTLLHSSLRLRVLDIRGCCRITPTGLSTLPCRDLECLYWGLYYSNDCMTASKKGIHLLTKKWNCTLRELDLAGQPFSSEDLEIAMANLAFGEGCGVLKSLNLCGTKISASALRPVLLQCSELSYLNLSSCRYLPRGLKKVYRSQADIHQLLDNL from the exons ATGGAATCAGCAAGGGAAG AAATGAACGATTCTTGCCAACTCCTGGCCAACACAGAAGAAATGCAGGAACCTAGACCGCGAGATGCTGTCCCCTCCTCAGATGCTCTTCGAGATCCTGCTGCCCCTGCAGAAAATGACGCGTCGAAAGCGAGCTCTCCTGGGCCAGGGACATCTCGGAAAGCCATTCCGGATTTTGGAGAAGCGACAAGGAAGAGCATGAAAAGAAAGTCTAACGCGAAGCCGGATGCAAAGAGGAAGAAGAAGCATTTGCGAAGGACCCCTAGGGTGGGATACACAGTTCAAGAAGGTGACGACATGCTGCTCATTATCTCCAACGTGAACCAGTATGATAGTAAGTGGGTGCCGGCGAAGAGGGCtgcaaaaaagaagaagaaggtcACCAAGAGAGGCAAGAGCAAGGTCTCTGGCGGTCAGAGGAAAGCGCAGAAATCGACGAGCAAAACAGGTTGCAAGCCCCCTCTTCAAGAGGAGGTTAGTAAGCCTGCTGCCTGCGGCTCAGGGGGGGCTAGTGAGCACTATGACAGATGGGGTCAGACCATGCCGGTGGAAATCCTGGTGAAAATATTTCGGCTGGTGGTCAATCAGAACGGAGCCATACCTTTTCTCTGCAG GGTGTCCCAAGTGTGTCAGCTGTGGAACTCTGCAGCTGCTACCCCATTCCTGTGGCAGAGCGCGACAATCAGCCATTGCTGGATTGAACCTGGTAAAACACAGTTACCGAAAACGGAACTGAGGATCAAGAACACTGTAAGATGGCTAGCTGAGAACAG gTTTTCTCAACTCAGAGAGTTATCTATTTGCCATTGGAAGCATCATGTGAACTATGTTGTAGAG gtaATTTCTCAGTTCTGCTCGCTTCTTACCTCACTGAAGCTGACATACTGTGCAGGAATGTCTGGGGAGGCTTTTCAGAACCTTGGTGCAGGCTGCCCTCTTCTGGAGAgcctgaatgtacagtattcagaG GTTCAAATGGAAGGCTTTGTCAATTTCCTGGAAACATATGGCAGTCGAATTAAAACCCTTCAGGTCACATATGGGTTGAAAAGCGACAAAACACTATCTGCTATTTCA AAAGGTTGCTGTCCTGAGCTGAAGCTGCTGGAGATAAATACTAAGCTGGACAGTGGATTCTGTCAGCTTCCAGTTTGCATTCAAGCACTACAAAACGGGTGCCCTAAACTACAG GTGTTCCGTATGCTGAATGTCACATTATTGCCCAAAATGGCCCGCAGAGGGGCTTCTTGCACATCTGGCTTTCCCCAGCTGGAGGAGCTCTGTTTGGCGACTTCTTCTGTTTCCTTTGTGAAAGATGAAGACTTAAGGACACTGCTGCATAGTTCCCTTCGTCTGCGAGTCCTGGACATAAGAGGCTGCTGCCGAATCACCCCTACTGGCCTGTCCACACTGCCCTGCAGAG ACCTGGAGTGTCTGTACTGGGGACTGTATTACAGCAATGACTGCATGACAGCATCCAAGAAAGGGATTCATCTCCTTACCAAAAAGTGGAACTGCACTCTGAGGGAGCTGGACCTCGCTGGCCAGCCATTTTCCAGTGAAGACCTGGAGATTGCTATGGCAAACCTGGCATTTGGTGAGGGATGTGGTGTACTCAAGTCCTTAAATCTCTGTGGAACCAAGATCAGTGCAAGTGCACTCAG ACCCGTTCTACTCCAGTGCTCTGAGCTCTCCTATTTGAATCTGTCATCATGCCGTTACCTTCCCCGAGGTCTGAAGAAAGTTTATCGCAGCCAGGCAGACATCCACCAGCTGCTGGACAACCTTtag